GATGCGGGGAGGCCGATATCCGCCGCTTCCTGCAGCGGATATTGCGGCGCAGCATAGCATGCGCGGAGGCCGGAGCCGCTGCGCACGCATCGGCTCCCGACAGCTGGGGTTAACCCGGCTGTGTCAACCCAGGCCGCGCACGCGGAAGTTGCGTCCCTTGATCTTGCCGGCGCGCAGGCGTTCCAGTGCCTTGTTCGCCAGCGCACGGGTAATGGCGACGTAGGCGCGGGTGGCGAATACGTCGATCTTGCCGATGTCGCCGGCGGACAGGCCGGCGTCGCCGGTGAGCGCGCCGAGAATGTCGCCGGGACGCAGCTTGTCCTGGCGGCCCGCGTCGATCACCAGGGTCTTCATCGGTGCCAGGTGCAGGGTCTTGCCGCGCGGTGGGGCCAGTTTCAGCGGGCGCCACGGTAGCGCCTCGCCCAGCGCCTGTTCGATGTTGGTGGCCTTGGGCCGCTCGCGCGGCGTGCACAGGGTGATCGCCAGGCCGGACTGGCCGGCGCGGCCGGTGCGGCCGATGCGGTGGGTGTGGGTGTCCGGGTCGTGCGCGATGTCGTAGCTGATCACCTGGGGCAGCGCGGCGATGTCCAGCCCGCGTGCGGCCACGTCGGTAGCTACCAGCACGCCGCAGCTGCGGTTGGCGAAACGCACCAGCACCTCGTCGCGGTCGCGCTGTTCCATGTCGCCGTGCAGGGCCAGCGCGGAGAAACCGCGGCGGTCCAGCTCCTGCGCCACCGCATCGACGTCCTTGCGCATGTTGCAGAACACCAGCGCGTGCTGCTCGCGGTTGCTCGCCAGCAGCTGCGCCAGCGCGTCGAGCTTGTGCGCCGGCTCCACCTCGACGAACTGCTGCTCGATCGCCGGCAGGGCTTCGGCCGGTGTTTCCACGGTGACCTCGACGGGGGCCTTCTGCAGCCGTCGGCTGGCGCTGCGGATCGCGTCCGGATAGGTGGCGGAGAACAGCAGGGTCTGGTGGTGCTTGGCGATGCGTCCGATGATGTCGTCGATGGCCTCGCCGAAGCCCATGTCGAGCATGCGGTCGGCCTCGTCCAGCACCAGTACCTTGATGCCGCCGCCATGCAGGCTGCCGCGCTTCAGGTGCTCCTGCACGCGGCCGGGCGTACCCACCACGATGTGCGGGTCGTGCGAAAGCGATGCCAGCTGCGGCCCCAGCGGCATGCCGCCACAAAGGGTCAGCAGCTTCACGTTGGGGATGTTGGCGGCGAGCCGGCGGATCGCCTTGCTGACCTGGTCGGCAAGCTCGCGGGTGGGGCACAGCACCAGCGCCTGCAGCCGGATGGTGTCCACGTCCAGCGCCTGCAGCAGGCCGAGGCCGAACGCGGCGGTCTTGCCGCTGCCGGTACGCGCCTGGGCGATCACGTCGTGCCCGGCCAGGATCGGCGGCAGGCTCTGCGCCTGCACCGGAGTCATCGCGGTGTAGTCGTGTGCCTGCAGGCTGGCGAGCAGGGCGGGTTTGAGCGGTAGCGTGCTGAAATCGGTCATTCGCCATGATCGCACCAAATCGGCGTGCGAGCCCGGTTTGTCGTGATCCGTGCGTGGATTGCGAGGTGTCCGGCGCTTCGTTGTTGCTTTCCCGACCGTGCGCGGTTACACCTTTTTCGTGACATGGGGCGGAGACGGTGCGTGGACGACGAGGGCGGGATGCGACGTCATGGCGGCAGCCTGATGCATGGCAAGTGGCGCAGCCTGCTGGCCGTATTGCTGCTGACCATGCTGGCCGCGGGCTGCCTCGCGGGGCCGCCGTTCTTCACCGACGATCCGGGGCTGCTGCCGCTGCATACCGGCGAGGCCTACCTGTTCTCGGCCGGTACGCTGAGCGCCGGCGGCTTCGGCGCCGGCGCGTACCCGGGCGTGGAGGTCAATTACAGCGCCTTCCGCGACACCTTCTTCCACCTGGTCGTGCCGATGGCCTACAGCGCGCCCGACCAGGGCCGTTCGGCCTACGGTCCGGGCGATGTCGAGCTGGGCTTCAAGTGGCGTTTCATGGACCAGGCCGACGATGGCGTCGACGTGGCCACGTTCCCGCTGGCCGAAATGCCGACCGGCAACGCGCAGCAGGGTCTGGGCAATCGCCACGCCAGCTATTTCCTGCCGGTCTGGCTGGAAAAGGACTGGTGGCCATGGACCGCCTACGGCGGTGCCGGGCGTTGGTTCATGAACGCCCCGGGCCAGCACGACTGGTGGTTCACCGGCGTGTTGCTGCAGCGGCAGGTCACGCCCGCGCTCTACCTGGGCGGCGAACTGTTCCACGAAACGCCGCAGACGGTCGGTGGTTCCGCCGCGACCGGCTTCAATGTGGGCGGCGGATACACCGTGCACGGCCCCTGGCAGGTACTGTTCTCGGCGGGCCGCAACATCACCGACGTCGCCGACAACCGGTTCTCGTACTACCTGTCGCTGTATCGCACGTTCTGAGTGTGCGAGGTGATCCCGCCGCTTGCGCGGGACGCGCGCCGCGGCGCCTGTCGCTAAACTTGCCGGCATGAGCAGCCAGCCCCTTACCGACGACATCCGTGCACGTGCCGCCGACCTGCGTGCGCGCATTGAACAGGCCAATTACCAGTACCACGTGCTCGACGATCCGGAAATTCCCGATGTCGACTACGACCGCATGATGCGCGAGCTGGAAGCGCTGGAAGACGCCCACGCCGAGCTGGCGACCGCCGACTCGCCGACGCGTCGCGTGGGTGCGCGTGCCAGCGGCGGTTTTGCCGAGGTGCGTCACGCGATGCCGATGCTGTCGCTGTCCAATGCCTTCGAGCAGGATGGCGATGACGACCGCACCCGCTTCCAGGAGGTGGCCGATTTCGAGCGGCGCATCGAACAGACGCTGGATCGCCGCGATCCGCTGTTCTCGGTGGAGCCCAAGCTGGACGGTCTGGCGATCAGCCTGCGCTACGAGCATGGCGTGTTCGTGCAGGGCGCTACGCGCGGTGACGGCGAGACCGGCGAGGACGTGACCGCGAACCTGCGCACGGTGCGTGCGATTCCGCTGCGCCTGCGCGGCGAGGGCTGGCCGGAGGTGCTGGAGGTGCGTGGCGAGGTGATCATGCTGCGCAAGGACTTCGAGGCCTTCAACGAACATGCGCGCCGGCACGACGGCAAGACCCTGGCCAACCCGCGCAACGGTGCGGCCGGCTCGCTGCGCCAGCTCGATCCGGCGGTGACCGCGCGGCGCCGGCTGAGCTTTTTCGCCTATGCGGTGGGCGTGGTCGAAGGCGGCAGTCTGCCGCCGACGCACTCGGCCACGCTGCAGCAGCTGCGTGCCTGGGGTTTTCCGGTGTCGCCCGAGGTGGATACCGCGCGCGGTTTCGACGGCCTGATCGCCTACTTCCGCCGCATTGGCGAAAAGCGCGACCGGTTGCCGTACGACATCGACGGCGTGGTCTACAAGCTGGACGACTACGAAGGCCAGCACGCGATGGGTTTCGTGGCGCGTGCGCCGCGCTGGGCGATCGCGCACAAGTTCCCGGCACAGGAACAGACAACCTGCGTCGAGGCGATCGAGATCCAGATCGGCCGGACCGGTGCGGCCACGCCGGTGGCGCGGCTGGCGCCGGTGCAGGTCGCGGGCGTCACCGTGACCAATGCCACCTTGCACAACGCCGACCAGGTGGCGCGGCTGGATGTGCGCGTGGGCGACACGGTGATCGTGCGCCGCGCCGGCGACGTGATTCCCGAGGTGGTCCGGGTGATGCCCGAACAGCGCCCGCCGCACACGCAGCCCTGGCACATGCCGGCGCGCTGTCCGGTGTGCGGCTCGGCGCTGCTGCGCGAAGAAGGTGCGGCGGCCTTCCGCTGTTCCGGCGGCCTGTTCTGCGCGGCGCAGCGCAAGGAAGCACTGATCCACTTCGCCTCGCGCCGGGCAATGGATATCGATGGCCTGGGCGAGCGCTATGTCGACGCCTTGGTCGAGTTCGACATGGTGAAGACGCCAGTCGACCTCTACGCGCTGACCGTGGACGACTTCGTCGCCATGAAGCAGCGCGCCGACGAGCGCGATGGCACCGTCCCGGAAACGGTCAAGCAGGGCAAGATCGCCACCAAGTGGGCCGAGAACCTGGTCGAGGCGATCGACGCCAGCCGCAGCACAACGCTGGCGCGCTTCCTGTTCGGGCTGGGCATCATGCACATCGGCGAAAGCACCGCGAAGACGCTGGCCGCGTGGCTGGGCCGGCTCGAGTTCGTGCGCGGCATGCCGGCGCCGGTGCTGCGCGTCTTGCCGGATATCGGCAGCGAGGTGGCGGCATCGATCGCCGGGTTCTTCGCGCAGGCCGGCAACCAACAGGTGGTCGACGCGCTGCTCGCTGCCGGCATCCGCTTCATCGACGAGGGCGATCCCTCGCCGAAACTGCGCGAACGGCTGGACCTGGCGGTGCTGCTGGACATGGTCAATGTGTCCAAGCTAGGCCCCAAGAGCACGGCGCTGCTGGCCAGTCATTACCCCACGCTCGAGCGGCTGCTGCAGGCGGGGCAGGCGCACTGGATCGCCGCAGGCCTGCCGCAGGCGGCCGCGATCAACCTGGATGCCTATCTGGCCGACACCGCACAGCTTGATGCACTGCGCGATGCGGAGCAGGCGATGCAGCGCCTGCTCGATGCACTGCCCGAAGCAACCCAGGCCGACGGCTTGCCGCTGGAGGGGCAGACCGTGGTACTCACCGGCAGCATGGCTGTGCTCAGCCGCGACCAGGCCAAGGAGCGGCTCGAGGCGCTGGGCGCCAAGGTAGCCGGCAGCGTCTCGAAGAAGACCAGCTTCGTGGTGGCCGGCGAAGCGTCCGGTTCCAAGCTGGACAAGGCCAACGAACTCGGCGTGCCGGTCTGGGACGAGGCCGCCTTGCTGGCCCTGCTGGAATCGCATGGGGTGGCGCCGTGATGACCGGGTTCGATCTCGACGCACTGCATCGGCGCGCACGCCTGAACGCGCAGGTCCGCGCGTTCTTTGCCGAACGTGGCGTGCTGGAGGTGGAGACGCCGATCCTGTCGGCCGCGGGCAATACCGATCCGAATATCGAGAGCTTCGTGACGGGTTTCAGCGGGCACGTGGATGCCGGCGCGCGCGAACGCTGGCTGCGCACCTCGCCGGAATTTCCGCTCAAGCGCCTGCTCGCTGCCGGCGTGGGCGACTGCTACGAGCTGGGCCGCGTGTTCCGCAATGGCGAGGCCGGTGGTCGTCACAATCCCGAGTTCAGCATGCTGGAGTGGTACCGGGTGGGGTGGGACCATCGCGAGCTGATGCACGAGACGATCGACCTGGTGCAGGCCGCGCTGGTGTCGGAGGGGCGGCGTGCCGAGGTGCTGATCGAGGGGTACCGGCAGCTGTTCCTGGACGAACTGGGACTGGACCCGATGCACGCCAGCCTCGACGCGCTGCAGGCGCCGCTGGCCGGTTACGGGATCGATCCGGCCGGACTCACGCGCGACGACTGGCTGGACCTGCTGCTCACCCACAAACTGCAGCCGGCCTTTCCGCGCCAGCGCATCACGGTGATCCACGACTATCCGGCCAGCCAGTGCGCGCTGGCGCGGATCCGAGCGGGCGATCCGCCGCTGGCCGAGCGTTTCGAGCTGTATCTGGGGCCGTATGAACTGGCCAACGGCTACCACGAACTGAACGACGCGGCCGAGCAGCGCGCACGCTTCCAGCAGGACAACGAACGTCGCCGCCAGCGTGGCCTGCACGAAGTGCCGCCTGACGAACGCCTGCTGGCGGTGCTCGACGCGATGCCGGACTGCGCTGGCGTAGCGCTGGGCATGGAGCGGCTGCTGATGTGCCTGGCCGGCACCGATGCCATTGCTGACGTGCTGGCGTTCCCCTTTGCCGATGCCTGAGGCTCGCGCATCGACGGT
This window of the Dyella sp. A6 genome carries:
- the dbpA gene encoding ATP-dependent RNA helicase DbpA — translated: MTDFSTLPLKPALLASLQAHDYTAMTPVQAQSLPPILAGHDVIAQARTGSGKTAAFGLGLLQALDVDTIRLQALVLCPTRELADQVSKAIRRLAANIPNVKLLTLCGGMPLGPQLASLSHDPHIVVGTPGRVQEHLKRGSLHGGGIKVLVLDEADRMLDMGFGEAIDDIIGRIAKHHQTLLFSATYPDAIRSASRRLQKAPVEVTVETPAEALPAIEQQFVEVEPAHKLDALAQLLASNREQHALVFCNMRKDVDAVAQELDRRGFSALALHGDMEQRDRDEVLVRFANRSCGVLVATDVAARGLDIAALPQVISYDIAHDPDTHTHRIGRTGRAGQSGLAITLCTPRERPKATNIEQALGEALPWRPLKLAPPRGKTLHLAPMKTLVIDAGRQDKLRPGDILGALTGDAGLSAGDIGKIDVFATRAYVAITRALANKALERLRAGKIKGRNFRVRGLG
- the ligA gene encoding NAD-dependent DNA ligase LigA; amino-acid sequence: MSSQPLTDDIRARAADLRARIEQANYQYHVLDDPEIPDVDYDRMMRELEALEDAHAELATADSPTRRVGARASGGFAEVRHAMPMLSLSNAFEQDGDDDRTRFQEVADFERRIEQTLDRRDPLFSVEPKLDGLAISLRYEHGVFVQGATRGDGETGEDVTANLRTVRAIPLRLRGEGWPEVLEVRGEVIMLRKDFEAFNEHARRHDGKTLANPRNGAAGSLRQLDPAVTARRRLSFFAYAVGVVEGGSLPPTHSATLQQLRAWGFPVSPEVDTARGFDGLIAYFRRIGEKRDRLPYDIDGVVYKLDDYEGQHAMGFVARAPRWAIAHKFPAQEQTTCVEAIEIQIGRTGAATPVARLAPVQVAGVTVTNATLHNADQVARLDVRVGDTVIVRRAGDVIPEVVRVMPEQRPPHTQPWHMPARCPVCGSALLREEGAAAFRCSGGLFCAAQRKEALIHFASRRAMDIDGLGERYVDALVEFDMVKTPVDLYALTVDDFVAMKQRADERDGTVPETVKQGKIATKWAENLVEAIDASRSTTLARFLFGLGIMHIGESTAKTLAAWLGRLEFVRGMPAPVLRVLPDIGSEVAASIAGFFAQAGNQQVVDALLAAGIRFIDEGDPSPKLRERLDLAVLLDMVNVSKLGPKSTALLASHYPTLERLLQAGQAHWIAAGLPQAAAINLDAYLADTAQLDALRDAEQAMQRLLDALPEATQADGLPLEGQTVVLTGSMAVLSRDQAKERLEALGAKVAGSVSKKTSFVVAGEASGSKLDKANELGVPVWDEAALLALLESHGVAP
- the epmA gene encoding EF-P lysine aminoacylase EpmA, with the protein product MTGFDLDALHRRARLNAQVRAFFAERGVLEVETPILSAAGNTDPNIESFVTGFSGHVDAGARERWLRTSPEFPLKRLLAAGVGDCYELGRVFRNGEAGGRHNPEFSMLEWYRVGWDHRELMHETIDLVQAALVSEGRRAEVLIEGYRQLFLDELGLDPMHASLDALQAPLAGYGIDPAGLTRDDWLDLLLTHKLQPAFPRQRITVIHDYPASQCALARIRAGDPPLAERFELYLGPYELANGYHELNDAAEQRARFQQDNERRRQRGLHEVPPDERLLAVLDAMPDCAGVALGMERLLMCLAGTDAIADVLAFPFADA